The following proteins are encoded in a genomic region of Cricetulus griseus strain 17A/GY chromosome 7, alternate assembly CriGri-PICRH-1.0, whole genome shotgun sequence:
- the Dhrs13 gene encoding dehydrogenase/reductase SDR family member 13 isoform X1: METLLLGAGLLLGAYVLVYYNLVKAPPCGGIGSLRGRTAVVTGANSGIGKMTALELARRGARVVLACRSRERGEAAVFDLRQESGNNEVIFMALDLASLASVQAFATAFLSSEPRLDILIHNAGISSCGRTRETFNLLLRVNHVGPFLLTHLLLPRLKSCAPSRVVVVSSAAHRRGRLDFTRLDCPVVGWQQELRAYADSKLANVLFARELANQLEGTGVTCYAAHPGPVNSELFLRHLPGWLCPILRPLAWLLLRAPQGGAQTPLYCALQEGIEPLSGRYFANCRVEEVSPAARDDQAAHRLWKATKKLAGLGPGEDDDDPEEEPQPQGPRALSSLSAPYPEKTTVSGLSHSCPGSPDLSKLTQRRIQMKARPLPD, translated from the exons ATGGAGACGCTGCTGCTGGGTGCCGGGCTGCTGCTGGGCGCCTACGTGCTTGTCTACTACAACCTGGTGAAGGCCCCACCATGCGGCGGCATCGGCAGCCTGCGGGGTCGCACGGCCGTGGTCACGG GCGCCAACAGCGGCATCGGGAAGATGACAGCGCTGGAGCTGGCGCGCCGGGGAGCGCGCGTGGTGCTGGCCTGCCGCAGCCGGGAGCGCGGGGAGGCGGCCGTCTTCGACCTCCGCCAG GAAAGTGGGAACAATGAGGTCATCTTCATGGCCTTGGACTTAGCCAGTCTGGCCTCGGTACAGGCCTTTGCCACTGCCTTCCTGAGCTCTGAGCCAAGGCTGGACATCCTCATCCACAATGCAG GGATCAGTTCCTGTGGCCGGACTCGGGAGACCTTTAACCTTCTGTTGCGAGTGAACCACGTTGGCCCTTTTCTGCTGACACACTTGTTGCTACCCCGCCTAAAATCATGTGCCCCCAGCCGTGTGGTGGTAGTGTCCTCAGCTGCCCACCGTCGTGGTCGTCTGGACTTCACACGTCTGGATTGCCCGGTGGTGGGCTGGCAACAGGAGCTTCGGGCATATGCTGACAGCAAACTAGCCAATGTGCTCTTTGCCCGGGAACTTGCCAACCAACTTGAGGGCACTGGTGTTACGTGCTATGCAGCTCACCCAG GACCTGTGAACTCAGAACTCTTCCTGCGTCACCTTCCTGGATGGCTGTGTCCTATTTTGCGCCCACTGGCCTGGCTACTACTCCGGGCACCTCAAGGGGGTGCCCAGACACCCCTGTACTGTGCTCTGCAGGAGGGCATTGAACCACTCAGTGGGAGATATTTTGCCAACTGTCGCGTGGAGGAGGTCTCCCCAGCTGCTAGAGATGACCAGGCTGCCCACAGGCTGTGGAAAGCTACCAAGAAGCTTGCAGGACTTGGGCCTGGAGAGGATGATGATGACCCTGAGGAAGAGCCTCAACCTCAGGGTCCAAGGGCCCTGTCTTCTCTGAGTGCCCCCTACCCTGAGAAAACCACAGTTTCTGGACTTTCTCATAGCTGTCCGGGCTCACCAGACTTGTCTAAATTGACACAGCGAAGAATTCAGATGAAGGCTCGGCCTTTACCTGACTAA
- the Dhrs13 gene encoding dehydrogenase/reductase SDR family member 13 isoform X2 produces the protein METLLLGAGLLLGAYVLVYYNLVKAPPCGGIGSLRGRTAVVTGANSGIGKMTALELARRGARVVLACRSRERGEAAVFDLRQESGNNEVIFMALDLASLASVQAFATAFLSSEPRLDILIHNAGISSCGRTRETFNLLLRVNHVGPFLLTHLLLPRLKSCAPSRVVVVSSAAHRRGRLDFTRLDCPVVGWQQELRAYADSKLANVLFARELANQLEGTGVTCYAAHPDVKCKPPSQAETLGFITNTIKKSYSGDSDKLPFSQGVVSLTCELRTLPASPSWMAVSYFAPTGLATTPGTSRGCPDTPVLCSAGGH, from the exons ATGGAGACGCTGCTGCTGGGTGCCGGGCTGCTGCTGGGCGCCTACGTGCTTGTCTACTACAACCTGGTGAAGGCCCCACCATGCGGCGGCATCGGCAGCCTGCGGGGTCGCACGGCCGTGGTCACGG GCGCCAACAGCGGCATCGGGAAGATGACAGCGCTGGAGCTGGCGCGCCGGGGAGCGCGCGTGGTGCTGGCCTGCCGCAGCCGGGAGCGCGGGGAGGCGGCCGTCTTCGACCTCCGCCAG GAAAGTGGGAACAATGAGGTCATCTTCATGGCCTTGGACTTAGCCAGTCTGGCCTCGGTACAGGCCTTTGCCACTGCCTTCCTGAGCTCTGAGCCAAGGCTGGACATCCTCATCCACAATGCAG GGATCAGTTCCTGTGGCCGGACTCGGGAGACCTTTAACCTTCTGTTGCGAGTGAACCACGTTGGCCCTTTTCTGCTGACACACTTGTTGCTACCCCGCCTAAAATCATGTGCCCCCAGCCGTGTGGTGGTAGTGTCCTCAGCTGCCCACCGTCGTGGTCGTCTGGACTTCACACGTCTGGATTGCCCGGTGGTGGGCTGGCAACAGGAGCTTCGGGCATATGCTGACAGCAAACTAGCCAATGTGCTCTTTGCCCGGGAACTTGCCAACCAACTTGAGGGCACTGGTGTTACGTGCTATGCAGCTCACCCAG ATGTCAAGTGTAAACCACCAAGTCAAGCTGAGACCCTGGGTTTCATCACCAACACCATCAAAAAGAGTTACAGTGGTGATAGTGATAAATTACCATTCAGTCAAGGAGTCGTTTCTTT GACCTGTGAACTCAGAACTCTTCCTGCGTCACCTTCCTGGATGGCTGTGTCCTATTTTGCGCCCACTGGCCTGGCTACTACTCCGGGCACCTCAAGGGGGTGCCCAGACACCCCTGTACTGTGCTCTGCAGGAGGGCATTGA